Proteins encoded in a region of the Gemmatimonadaceae bacterium genome:
- a CDS encoding aminotransferase class III-fold pyridoxal phosphate-dependent enzyme, producing the protein MATSDSLLRESPALSPDTAAGVARTHFGIDGRATPLPSERDQNFLIVAGGEPSAVLKVASAAEERGILEAQQAALAHLARTVSTTPRVFVARHGDSLFDVRGDDGRSHLAWAVSYLPGRPLAQARYRSRRLFEELGRQLGAIDAALADFDHPAVHRDFYWDIANARATVSNNRSMLADAALAGAIDALVDRFDRYTVPLLDRLPRGVVHGDPNDYNILVGGDADVESRGQQVTGIVDFGDMVYSYRVADLAIAMAYLMLDAADPLAVAARLVRGFREAVRLNENELAAVFGLATMRLCGSASIAASQLGAQPDHDYLGVSQAAIARTLPRLAKIPFGLATAVVREAAGMEPAPHHARVVEFLRGRAAFPSVLAIDARTQPSIVLDLSVSSPMLSAAEGGNVEPVLTRHVFDVMREAEVRVSIGRYDEPRLLYVAPAFALGPRPTDEHRTIHIGLDLFADAGTPVFAPLDGEIAAFKDNGMNQDYGPVIILRHRTDDGTEFFTLYGHLSRESLEGLAVGKRVKAGDRIATLGAANVNGGWTPHLHLQVITDLLELGTDFPGVARPTQRTVWTSLCPDPNLIVRVPADRFPPVERARRESLTAREKSLGGNLSLSYREPVEVIRGWMQYLFDRDGRRYVDAYNNVPHVGHCHPRVVEAAERQMRVLNTNTRYLTDLLERYAEALLATMPRELEVCYFVSSASEGNELALRLARAATGRKDTIVLEAAYHGNTTSLIDISPYKHAGPGGTGAPDWVHVAPVPDDYRGLYRRGDPDAGAKYASHVGAIVDDLTASGRGVAAFIAETCPSVGGQLIPPPRYLESAYAHVRAGGGVCIADEVQTGLGRMGTSFWAFEDQHVMPDIVVMGKPLGNGHPIGAIATTRAIADAFDNGMEYFSTFGGNTVSCAVGLAVLDTVRIEKLQAHALRVGAHLLDRLRPLADRYEIIGDVRGSGLFLGVELVKDRHTREPAGEEASFVANRMKEKGILLGTDGPYHNVIKIRPPMPFDVEDAELLAEALDRSLGELS; encoded by the coding sequence GTGGCGACAAGCGATAGTCTGCTGCGCGAGTCCCCCGCGCTGTCACCCGACACCGCCGCGGGAGTCGCGCGGACGCATTTCGGGATCGACGGCCGAGCCACTCCGCTACCGAGTGAGCGGGACCAGAATTTTCTGATCGTCGCCGGCGGCGAGCCTTCGGCGGTGCTCAAGGTCGCGAGCGCGGCCGAAGAACGGGGGATCCTGGAGGCGCAGCAGGCCGCGCTCGCCCACCTCGCGCGCACAGTGTCGACGACTCCGCGCGTGTTCGTCGCGCGGCACGGAGACTCACTCTTTGACGTTCGTGGCGATGACGGACGCTCCCATCTGGCTTGGGCGGTGAGCTATCTGCCGGGCCGGCCGCTCGCACAGGCTCGCTACCGATCGCGGCGGCTCTTCGAGGAGCTTGGCCGCCAACTCGGCGCGATCGACGCGGCACTCGCCGATTTCGATCATCCCGCCGTGCATCGCGATTTTTACTGGGACATCGCGAACGCTCGCGCGACGGTCTCGAACAATCGGTCGATGCTCGCGGACGCTGCGCTCGCCGGGGCAATCGATGCGCTCGTCGATCGCTTCGACCGCTACACGGTGCCGCTCCTGGACCGACTGCCGCGCGGCGTCGTGCACGGCGATCCGAACGACTACAACATCCTCGTCGGAGGCGACGCCGACGTCGAGTCGCGCGGCCAACAAGTGACCGGCATCGTCGACTTCGGCGACATGGTGTACAGCTACCGCGTCGCCGATCTGGCGATCGCCATGGCGTACCTGATGCTCGACGCGGCGGATCCGCTCGCCGTCGCCGCGCGGCTCGTACGCGGATTCAGAGAGGCGGTGCGGCTCAACGAAAACGAATTGGCTGCTGTGTTCGGCCTCGCGACGATGCGGTTGTGCGGAAGCGCGTCCATCGCGGCGTCGCAGCTCGGCGCCCAGCCCGATCACGACTACCTCGGCGTGAGCCAGGCGGCGATCGCGCGCACGCTGCCGCGTCTCGCGAAAATCCCGTTCGGCCTCGCGACGGCTGTCGTTCGGGAAGCCGCGGGGATGGAGCCCGCACCGCACCACGCGCGCGTCGTCGAGTTTCTTCGCGGGCGCGCGGCTTTTCCATCTGTGCTCGCGATCGACGCGCGGACACAGCCGTCGATCGTGCTCGACTTGAGCGTCTCGAGCCCGATGCTTTCGGCCGCCGAGGGCGGAAACGTCGAGCCGGTGCTCACGCGGCACGTGTTCGATGTGATGCGCGAAGCGGAAGTTCGAGTGTCGATCGGTCGATACGACGAGCCGCGGCTGCTCTACGTCGCGCCGGCGTTCGCACTCGGCCCGCGCCCCACCGACGAACACCGCACGATCCACATCGGGCTCGACCTGTTCGCCGACGCGGGAACGCCGGTGTTCGCGCCGCTCGACGGCGAGATCGCGGCGTTCAAGGACAACGGGATGAACCAGGACTACGGTCCGGTGATCATCCTGCGGCACCGTACCGACGACGGAACCGAGTTCTTCACGCTCTACGGCCACTTGAGCCGTGAGTCGCTCGAGGGTCTCGCGGTGGGCAAGCGAGTGAAAGCCGGCGATCGCATCGCGACACTCGGCGCCGCGAACGTGAACGGCGGATGGACGCCGCATTTGCACTTGCAGGTGATCACCGATTTGCTGGAGCTTGGGACCGACTTCCCAGGGGTCGCGCGGCCGACGCAGCGGACGGTGTGGACTTCGCTCTGCCCCGATCCGAACCTCATCGTTCGCGTTCCGGCGGATCGATTCCCGCCGGTGGAACGGGCGCGGCGAGAATCGCTCACGGCGAGAGAGAAGTCGCTCGGCGGGAACCTTAGTCTTTCGTATCGCGAGCCGGTCGAAGTGATCCGCGGATGGATGCAGTACCTGTTCGACCGCGACGGGCGTCGCTACGTAGACGCGTACAACAACGTTCCGCACGTGGGTCACTGTCATCCGCGGGTGGTAGAAGCCGCGGAAAGACAGATGCGCGTGCTGAACACGAACACGCGCTATCTGACCGACCTGCTCGAGCGATACGCCGAGGCCCTGCTCGCGACGATGCCGCGCGAACTGGAGGTGTGCTATTTCGTCAGCTCGGCCAGCGAGGGGAACGAGCTCGCACTGCGCCTGGCGCGCGCCGCGACCGGGCGGAAGGACACGATCGTCCTGGAGGCCGCGTACCACGGCAATACGACGTCGCTGATCGACATCAGTCCATACAAGCATGCTGGCCCGGGTGGGACAGGAGCGCCGGACTGGGTTCACGTGGCGCCGGTGCCCGACGACTATCGCGGCCTGTATCGGCGCGGCGATCCCGACGCGGGTGCGAAGTACGCGTCGCACGTCGGCGCGATCGTCGATGACCTGACTGCGTCCGGCCGCGGCGTCGCCGCGTTCATCGCGGAGACCTGTCCGAGTGTCGGTGGCCAGCTGATTCCCCCGCCGCGATATCTCGAGTCGGCGTACGCGCACGTGCGTGCGGGCGGCGGGGTTTGCATTGCGGACGAGGTGCAGACTGGTCTCGGACGAATGGGCACGAGCTTCTGGGCGTTCGAGGATCAACATGTCATGCCCGACATCGTCGTGATGGGAAAGCCGCTCGGCAACGGGCATCCGATTGGAGCGATCGCGACGACGCGCGCCATCGCCGACGCATTCGACAATGGGATGGAGTACTTCAGCACGTTCGGCGGCAATACCGTTTCATGTGCGGTCGGACTCGCCGTGCTGGACACGGTGCGCATCGAGAAGCTCCAGGCGCACGCGCTACGCGTCGGGGCGCACCTACTCGATCGGTTGCGGCCGCTCGCCGACCGATACGAAATCATCGGCGACGTCCGCGGATCCGGGCTCTTCTTGGGCGTCGAGCTGGTGAAAGACCGTCATACACGCGAGCCCGCCGGCGAAGAGGCGTCGTTCGTGGCGAACCGAATGAAAGAGAAGGGCATCCTGCTCGGGACCGACGGACCGTACCACAACGTGATCAAGATCCGGCCGCCAATGCCGTTTGACGTAGAGGACGCCGAGTTGCTTGCGGAGGCTTTGGACAGGTCGCTCGGCGAGCTTAGTTGA
- the ahcY gene encoding adenosylhomocysteinase, giving the protein MGVAELTEKQREQATDRPPFKVADLSLAEFGRKEIRLAEQEMPGLMSIREEYKGKKPLAGARIMGSLHMTVQTAVLIETLVDLGADVRWVSCNIFSTQDHAAAAVAVGRTGTVIQPAGTPVFAWKGETLEEYWWCTEQALMWPDGGGPNMLLDDGGDATLLVHKGVEYEKAGRVPDFDPGKDPEEWGVILDLLRTEQRKNPGRWTKVAAAIKGVTEETTTGVHRLYEMMKAGTLLFPAINVNDSVTKSKFDNIYGCRHSVIDGLNRATDVMIAGKLAVVCGYGEVGKGCAEALRGQGARVVITEIDPICALQACMAGYQVVTLDDVVSTADIFITATGNFDIITAAHMGRMKDKAIVGNIGHFDNEIDMAGLKKVAGIKRINIKPQYDEWAFPDGHSVMILAEGRLMNLGCATGHPSFVMSSSFTNQVMAQIELFGNTAKYKKEVYVLPKWLDEKVARLHLGKLGARLTTLSKDQAEYIGVNVDGPYKPDHYRY; this is encoded by the coding sequence ATGGGCGTCGCCGAGTTGACCGAGAAGCAGCGGGAGCAAGCCACCGATCGTCCGCCGTTCAAGGTGGCCGACCTTTCGCTCGCCGAGTTCGGGCGCAAGGAAATCCGCCTCGCCGAGCAGGAAATGCCCGGCCTGATGTCGATCCGCGAGGAGTACAAGGGCAAGAAGCCGCTCGCTGGCGCGCGCATCATGGGCTCGCTGCACATGACGGTGCAGACCGCCGTCCTCATCGAAACGCTCGTCGACCTCGGCGCCGACGTGCGTTGGGTGTCGTGCAACATTTTCTCGACGCAAGACCACGCCGCGGCCGCTGTCGCCGTCGGCCGAACGGGCACCGTGATCCAGCCCGCCGGCACGCCGGTCTTTGCCTGGAAAGGCGAGACGCTGGAGGAGTACTGGTGGTGCACCGAACAAGCACTCATGTGGCCCGATGGCGGCGGCCCCAACATGCTGCTCGACGACGGCGGCGATGCGACGCTCCTCGTGCACAAAGGCGTCGAATATGAGAAGGCCGGTCGCGTGCCCGACTTCGATCCTGGCAAGGATCCCGAAGAGTGGGGCGTGATTCTCGACTTGCTTCGTACTGAACAGCGGAAGAATCCCGGCCGCTGGACGAAGGTTGCCGCCGCCATCAAGGGCGTGACCGAGGAGACCACGACCGGGGTCCACCGTCTCTACGAAATGATGAAGGCGGGCACGCTGCTGTTCCCGGCGATCAACGTCAACGACTCGGTGACGAAGTCGAAGTTCGACAACATCTACGGGTGTCGGCACTCCGTCATTGATGGACTGAATCGCGCGACCGACGTGATGATCGCCGGCAAGCTCGCCGTGGTCTGCGGTTACGGCGAAGTCGGCAAGGGCTGCGCCGAAGCGCTACGCGGGCAAGGCGCGCGCGTCGTGATTACCGAGATCGATCCGATCTGCGCGCTCCAGGCGTGCATGGCCGGCTACCAGGTCGTGACGCTCGACGACGTCGTCTCGACCGCCGACATCTTCATCACCGCGACCGGCAACTTCGACATCATCACCGCCGCCCACATGGGCCGCATGAAGGACAAGGCGATCGTCGGCAACATCGGCCACTTCGACAACGAAATCGACATGGCCGGCTTGAAGAAGGTGGCGGGCATCAAGCGAATCAACATCAAGCCGCAGTACGACGAATGGGCGTTTCCCGACGGCCATTCCGTAATGATCCTCGCCGAGGGACGCCTGATGAACCTCGGCTGCGCGACCGGTCACCCGAGCTTCGTCATGTCGTCGAGCTTCACGAATCAGGTGATGGCGCAGATCGAGTTGTTCGGCAACACCGCGAAGTACAAGAAAGAGGTGTACGTGCTGCCGAAGTGGTTGGACGAAAAGGTGGCACGGTTACACCTCGGCAAGCTCGGCGCTCGGCTGACCACTCTGAGCAAGGATCAGGCGGAGTACATCGGAGTGAACGTCGACGGCCCGTATAAGCCGGATCACTACCGATACTAG
- a CDS encoding enterotoxin: MISRREFLDRSGRLALGAGILRAGESIDAMIPFAGANALRSSARLQDRVLTLGNESIIATWSLANNSLHPAKLTDRLNRADLPVSSELFTLTLGAGPTATVLPSSAFRIVGDARTETLSANASASRKSERLPGNSVVVTLRDPEGRLEVGWRGVLRDGSTYVRQELSVRALSGEVPLRDVTLFDFTAPRTWVSGTVHGSPIVVDDAYYAFEHPLANNGVDGDRVRCRMPRTLPLKPGTTLEVSSVVGVTRSGQLRRDFLAYVERERAHPYRTFLHYNSWYDIGYFSKFSESDALGAVNAFGTELHEQRGVALDSFLFDDGWDDPTTLWRFNSGFPNGFSAVRDATHKFGSAPGVWMSPWGGYGKPHDDRVAFGKQQGFETNDRGFALSGPVYYQRFRDTCMDMIRRYGVNQFKFDGTGNAASTAPGSAFDSDFDAAIHLIAELRAEKPDLYVNLTTGTYPSPFWLRWADSIWRGGEDHSFAGVGSSRQRWITYRDADTYDHVVRAGALFPLSSLMLHGLIYAKSAHNLNTDPGNDFANEVHAYFGNGTQLQEMYITPALLSKENWDAIAEHAKWSRANADTLFDTHWIGGDPLRLEPYGWAAWSEKKGIVTVRNPSERPRTIGIELGRDLELPSRAPTGYAARNPFVGRDVPRAFRAGEEQRISLAPFEVLTIEFVPR; this comes from the coding sequence ATGATATCACGCCGAGAGTTTCTCGATCGAAGCGGGCGTCTCGCGCTTGGTGCGGGCATTCTGCGCGCCGGCGAGAGCATCGATGCCATGATTCCATTCGCCGGTGCGAACGCGCTCAGATCGAGCGCGCGGCTGCAGGATCGCGTGCTGACGCTCGGCAACGAGTCGATCATCGCGACGTGGAGTCTCGCCAACAATTCGCTGCATCCGGCGAAGCTGACCGACCGGCTGAACCGCGCCGATCTTCCCGTCTCGAGCGAGTTGTTCACGCTGACGCTCGGTGCCGGGCCGACGGCGACCGTGCTTCCATCGAGCGCGTTTCGAATCGTCGGTGACGCGCGCACGGAGACGCTTTCGGCAAACGCATCGGCGTCGAGAAAATCGGAGCGCCTGCCGGGGAACAGTGTCGTGGTCACGCTCCGCGACCCCGAGGGCCGGCTCGAGGTCGGTTGGCGCGGCGTGCTGCGCGACGGCTCGACGTACGTGCGGCAGGAGTTGTCGGTGCGGGCGCTCTCCGGCGAAGTGCCGCTGCGCGACGTCACCCTCTTCGACTTCACCGCCCCACGAACGTGGGTGAGCGGCACGGTGCACGGCTCGCCGATCGTCGTCGACGACGCGTACTACGCATTCGAGCATCCGCTCGCGAACAACGGAGTGGACGGCGACCGCGTGCGCTGCCGAATGCCGCGCACGCTGCCACTCAAGCCGGGCACGACGCTCGAGGTCAGCTCGGTCGTCGGCGTGACGCGCAGCGGCCAGCTCCGACGCGACTTTCTCGCCTATGTCGAACGCGAGCGCGCGCATCCCTATCGCACGTTCCTGCACTACAACTCCTGGTACGACATCGGCTACTTCTCGAAGTTCAGCGAGTCGGACGCGCTCGGCGCGGTGAACGCGTTCGGGACGGAGCTCCACGAACAGCGCGGCGTTGCGCTCGATTCGTTCCTGTTCGACGACGGTTGGGACGACCCAACGACGCTCTGGCGGTTCAATTCCGGATTTCCAAACGGATTCAGCGCCGTGCGCGACGCGACGCACAAGTTTGGCTCGGCGCCGGGCGTATGGATGTCGCCCTGGGGCGGCTACGGCAAACCGCACGACGACCGTGTCGCATTCGGCAAACAGCAGGGTTTCGAGACGAACGACCGCGGGTTCGCGCTCTCGGGGCCCGTGTACTATCAGCGCTTTCGCGACACGTGCATGGACATGATCCGCCGGTACGGCGTGAATCAGTTCAAGTTCGATGGCACGGGAAACGCCGCAAGCACGGCGCCGGGCAGCGCGTTCGACAGCGACTTCGATGCGGCGATCCATTTGATCGCCGAGCTGCGAGCGGAGAAGCCGGACTTGTACGTGAACCTCACGACCGGAACGTATCCGTCGCCGTTCTGGCTTCGCTGGGCCGATTCGATTTGGCGTGGGGGCGAAGATCATTCATTCGCCGGAGTGGGCTCGAGCCGCCAACGATGGATCACGTATCGCGACGCGGACACGTACGACCACGTCGTCCGAGCCGGCGCGCTCTTCCCGCTCAGCTCATTGATGCTGCACGGTCTGATCTACGCCAAATCGGCGCACAATCTGAACACCGACCCAGGCAACGACTTCGCCAACGAGGTTCACGCGTACTTCGGCAACGGCACCCAGCTGCAAGAGATGTACATCACGCCCGCGCTTCTCTCGAAGGAGAATTGGGATGCGATTGCCGAGCACGCGAAGTGGTCGCGCGCGAACGCGGATACCCTGTTCGACACGCACTGGATCGGCGGCGATCCGCTGCGACTCGAGCCCTATGGCTGGGCGGCTTGGTCGGAGAAGAAGGGTATCGTCACGGTGAGAAACCCGAGCGAGCGGCCGCGGACGATCGGAATCGAACTTGGGCGGGACTTGGAGTTGCCGTCCCGTGCGCCGACCGGCTACGCCGCACGCAACCCGTTCGTGGGGCGCGACGTGCCGCGAGCCTTTCGGGCGGGGGAAGAGCAGCGAATATCTCTAGCGCCGTTCGAGGTGCTGACGATCGAATTCGTGCCACGTTGA
- a CDS encoding sugar phosphate nucleotidyltransferase has translation MQSTRTSQELDLTQLTTLDWYVVGISLVLCYLPAMFYLKRAGSSTAEFFASGQSAPWWLVGTSMVATTFSTDTPNLVTDFVRSHGVSYNWVWWAFLLTGMATVFFYAQLWRRSRVLTDLEFYELRYSGKPAAVVRGFRAVYLGLFFNIMIMSTVTLAAVKIANVMLGWGRVETIVVAGTACVIFASVAGLWGVLATDIVQFALAMVGVIGAAIVALRQPAVGGLSAMLSKIDPRTLSLLPDFNDTSLTLTVLVIPLTVQWWSVWYPGAEPGGGSYIAQRILASKNERHAMGATLWFNVAHYALRPWPWIIVALCSMLVFPSLTDIQRALPHVDPALIGNDLAYPAMLTLLPVGMKGLLIASLFAAYRSTMETHLNWGSSYLIIDFYQRFIGRGKSERHYLWMSRALTAFLMIAAGAFTLALSTASEAFQLLLSIGAGTGLIYLLRWFWWRINAWSEISAMVSSFLVAFGFFVAKKEGYAIADPAPLLITVAVTTVVWIAVTMLTEPADRASLVRFYELTRPAGPGWNTIRAESNLPPSSDSFPQMLLGWTAGVTFVYAGLFGTGSLIYGRMGHTFVWAVLFVVSGVVLVNVVRKTWASEPELGGSETSSVAAKRPCTKAVILARGLGNRMRESDDGARLSTEQAAVADAGAKAMIPVGRPFLDYVLSGLADAGFTDVCLVVAPQHTEMSDRYARAAIPTRLQVQFAVQAKPLGTADAVLAAEEFVGGEPFVVVNADNYYPTDLLTRLRTASGPAGVAFSRGGLLRTGDIPANRIASYAVLDVEGGVLRRIVEKPDAATASARSDSPVSMNCWRLDSKIFRACRDVPPSSRDELELPHAIQYAIDVLGERFEMIAADASVLDLSRRSDVSKVAERLRDVAVRL, from the coding sequence TTGCAGTCAACTCGAACCTCACAAGAGCTCGATCTGACCCAACTCACGACACTCGACTGGTACGTCGTCGGCATCAGTCTCGTGCTGTGCTATCTCCCCGCGATGTTCTACCTCAAGCGGGCGGGGTCGAGCACGGCGGAGTTCTTCGCGTCGGGCCAGTCGGCACCATGGTGGTTGGTGGGAACGTCGATGGTGGCGACGACGTTCAGCACGGATACGCCGAATCTCGTGACGGACTTCGTGCGATCGCACGGCGTGTCGTACAACTGGGTATGGTGGGCGTTTCTGCTCACCGGCATGGCGACCGTCTTCTTCTATGCGCAGCTCTGGCGACGCTCGCGCGTGCTCACGGATCTCGAGTTCTACGAGCTTCGGTATTCGGGGAAGCCGGCCGCGGTCGTGCGCGGATTTCGCGCCGTGTACCTCGGTCTCTTCTTCAACATCATGATCATGTCGACGGTCACCCTGGCCGCCGTCAAGATCGCGAACGTGATGCTCGGTTGGGGGCGCGTCGAGACGATCGTCGTGGCCGGCACGGCATGCGTGATCTTCGCGTCGGTGGCCGGGTTGTGGGGCGTGCTGGCGACGGACATCGTGCAGTTCGCCCTGGCGATGGTCGGGGTGATCGGCGCGGCGATCGTCGCGCTGCGGCAGCCGGCCGTGGGCGGGCTGTCGGCGATGCTGAGCAAGATCGACCCGCGCACGCTGTCGCTCCTTCCCGATTTCAACGACACGTCGCTCACGCTCACGGTGCTCGTCATTCCGCTCACCGTGCAGTGGTGGTCGGTGTGGTATCCCGGCGCCGAGCCGGGCGGCGGGAGCTACATCGCGCAACGCATCCTGGCGTCGAAGAACGAGCGGCACGCGATGGGTGCGACGCTCTGGTTCAACGTCGCGCACTACGCGCTCCGGCCGTGGCCGTGGATCATCGTCGCGCTCTGTTCGATGCTCGTCTTTCCCTCGCTGACCGACATCCAGCGCGCCCTGCCGCACGTGGACCCGGCGCTCATCGGGAACGACCTCGCTTATCCGGCGATGCTCACGCTGCTGCCGGTCGGCATGAAGGGACTTCTCATCGCGTCGCTCTTCGCCGCCTATCGCTCGACGATGGAAACACACCTCAACTGGGGCTCGTCGTATCTCATCATCGATTTCTATCAGCGCTTCATTGGGCGCGGCAAGTCGGAGCGTCACTACCTCTGGATGTCGCGGGCGCTGACGGCGTTTCTCATGATCGCCGCCGGTGCGTTCACGCTCGCGCTGTCGACGGCGAGCGAAGCGTTTCAGTTGTTGCTGTCGATCGGCGCGGGGACGGGGCTCATCTACCTGCTCCGGTGGTTCTGGTGGCGCATCAACGCGTGGAGCGAGATCTCGGCGATGGTGTCGTCCTTCCTCGTCGCGTTCGGTTTTTTCGTCGCGAAGAAGGAAGGCTACGCGATCGCCGACCCGGCGCCGCTGCTCATCACCGTCGCCGTGACGACGGTCGTGTGGATCGCCGTCACGATGCTCACCGAGCCGGCGGATCGCGCGTCGCTCGTGAGGTTCTACGAGCTGACGCGACCGGCGGGGCCCGGTTGGAATACGATTCGCGCCGAATCGAACCTGCCGCCGTCGAGCGACAGCTTTCCGCAGATGCTGCTCGGATGGACCGCCGGCGTCACGTTCGTGTACGCGGGTCTGTTCGGGACCGGGAGTCTGATCTACGGACGAATGGGTCACACGTTCGTCTGGGCGGTGCTGTTCGTCGTCAGTGGAGTCGTGCTCGTGAACGTCGTGAGGAAAACGTGGGCGAGCGAGCCGGAACTAGGAGGAAGCGAGACGTCGTCGGTCGCGGCCAAGCGGCCATGTACCAAGGCCGTCATTCTCGCGCGCGGACTGGGAAACCGAATGCGCGAGTCCGACGACGGAGCTCGGCTGTCGACCGAACAAGCCGCCGTCGCGGACGCGGGCGCGAAGGCGATGATTCCGGTCGGCCGGCCGTTCCTCGACTACGTGCTGAGCGGACTCGCCGACGCCGGGTTCACGGACGTCTGCCTCGTCGTCGCTCCGCAACACACCGAGATGTCCGACCGCTACGCGCGCGCGGCGATCCCGACGCGGCTTCAGGTTCAGTTCGCGGTGCAGGCAAAACCCCTTGGCACCGCGGACGCGGTGCTCGCGGCGGAGGAGTTTGTCGGCGGCGAGCCGTTCGTCGTGGTCAACGCCGATAACTACTATCCGACCGACCTCCTGACTCGACTTCGCACCGCGAGTGGACCGGCGGGCGTGGCGTTCTCGCGCGGCGGGCTGCTTCGCACCGGCGACATTCCCGCCAATCGAATCGCGTCGTACGCCGTGCTCGACGTCGAGGGCGGCGTTCTTCGGCGCATCGTCGAGAAGCCGGACGCGGCGACGGCATCGGCTCGGAGCGACTCACCGGTGAGCATGAACTGTTGGCGGCTCGATTCCAAGATCTTTCGGGCGTGTCGCGACGTGCCGCCGTCGTCGCGCGACGAGCTCGAGCTGCCGCACGCGATTCAATACGCCATCGACGTCCTCGGCGAACGCTTCGAGATGATTGCGGCCGACGCGTCGGTCCTCGACCTGTCGCGTCGCTCCGACGTCTCGAAAGTCGCCGAGCGGCTTCGCGATGTGGCGGTGCGCCTCTGA
- a CDS encoding galactokinase family protein, producing MSEEAVEAKVALFQNAEAALATLRARERGSNSARAFWVPGRVEFLGKHTDYAGGRSLLCAIERGICIVALPRSDRRLRIADARIGEVVEGTVDPYVRATDGHWSTYPFTVARRIARDFGEAESLVGADIAFASDLPAASGMSSSSALVVATFLALADVNGLASRDLYQRVFPRTDVLAGYLGAVENGYAFEAFAGDTGVGTFGGSEDHTAILCARPDALIQYSFCPVRFERQVPLPKDHELVLASCGVVAEKIGGAREAYNRLSRSTQELAARWRETTGRGDATLGDALASSPDGAARLLAMASDCDAELRERLEQFVHESAELIPGSGDALLRGDLSALGDLVDRSQAGAERLLKNQIEETIRLVRDARNMGATAASAFGAGFGGAVWALVPSAEALPFKAQWSERYKERFPSAAAKASFFVTRAGPAATRI from the coding sequence TTGAGCGAAGAGGCCGTCGAAGCAAAGGTGGCGTTGTTCCAGAACGCGGAGGCGGCGCTGGCCACGCTCCGCGCCCGCGAACGCGGCTCCAATTCGGCGCGGGCGTTCTGGGTCCCCGGCCGTGTGGAGTTTCTGGGAAAGCACACGGACTACGCGGGCGGCCGCAGTCTGCTCTGCGCGATCGAGCGGGGCATCTGTATCGTCGCGCTACCGCGCTCAGACCGTCGGCTGCGGATCGCCGACGCGCGGATTGGCGAGGTTGTCGAAGGCACGGTCGATCCCTACGTGCGCGCGACCGATGGACATTGGTCGACGTATCCGTTCACCGTCGCGCGCCGGATCGCGCGCGATTTCGGCGAGGCCGAGTCGCTGGTCGGCGCCGACATCGCGTTCGCGAGCGACCTCCCGGCGGCATCGGGCATGAGCAGCTCGAGCGCGTTGGTCGTGGCGACCTTCCTGGCGCTGGCCGACGTCAACGGACTCGCGTCGCGCGATCTCTATCAGAGAGTCTTTCCCAGAACTGACGTTCTCGCTGGATATCTCGGCGCGGTCGAGAATGGTTACGCCTTCGAGGCGTTCGCGGGCGACACAGGCGTGGGAACGTTCGGGGGCAGTGAAGACCACACGGCGATCCTCTGCGCTCGGCCCGACGCGTTGATCCAATACTCGTTCTGCCCCGTACGATTCGAGCGGCAGGTTCCGCTGCCGAAGGACCACGAGCTGGTCCTCGCATCGTGCGGCGTGGTGGCCGAAAAGATCGGCGGCGCGCGCGAGGCCTACAATCGGCTGTCGCGGTCGACGCAGGAGTTGGCGGCGCGGTGGCGCGAAACGACGGGACGAGGCGACGCCACGCTCGGCGACGCCCTCGCGTCGTCGCCGGACGGCGCCGCGCGCCTGCTCGCGATGGCGTCGGATTGCGACGCAGAGCTGCGCGAACGCCTCGAGCAATTCGTGCACGAGAGCGCGGAGTTGATTCCGGGGTCTGGCGACGCGTTGCTTCGCGGCGATCTTTCTGCGCTTGGCGATCTGGTGGATCGGTCGCAAGCGGGCGCCGAACGTCTGCTCAAGAACCAAATCGAGGAGACGATCCGGCTGGTGCGCGACGCACGGAACATGGGCGCCACGGCCGCGTCGGCGTTCGGCGCGGGATTTGGCGGCGCCGTTTGGGCGCTCGTTCCGTCGGCGGAGGCGCTGCCGTTCAAGGCGCAGTGGTCGGAGCGGTACAAGGAGCGTTTTCCGTCCGCGGCGGCAAAGGCGTCGTTCTTCGTCACGAGAGCCGGGCCCGCGGCGACGCGCATCTAA